The Synergistaceae bacterium genome window below encodes:
- the larA gene encoding nickel-dependent lactate racemase, with amino-acid sequence MGGILKYGIPYGRSQLFFEVPQESIAFNGEMTRLPALADFERALRYALDHPIETPALKELVRDKENILFLVEDATRNTPLNKIIPIVTGYLNRNGVPDDAISFLTAPGTHRVMTEWEIKEKLGVETVRRFKIYQHNASVSEDIADLGAVKLRSQIPVRIPVHVNRRALSADLLIGLGSIVPHSDAGFSGGAKILQPGVCDFVTTSATHAAAALCPDIPLGMVEGNPCREGIEAVARKIGLSFILNVVQNYEGESAGVFAGDFIKAHRAGVALSRLSFSVDVPRLADIVIVSSSPADMDYWQANKALSCAYFTVKKGGTIIFAAPCHEGLAHNHPRFREWLALPLSEVLKRLRSTSPEDTEADVVSAVLAVCNCRVRDKAHIFFVGEGLTNEDLRALKYKRIATVQQALDEALREKPDALVGILPKGGISLPRVRDAT; translated from the coding sequence GTGGGTGGTATATTGAAGTACGGTATCCCTTACGGGCGTTCCCAGCTTTTTTTCGAAGTCCCTCAAGAATCTATCGCTTTTAATGGCGAAATGACCCGATTGCCAGCTCTTGCTGATTTTGAGCGAGCTCTGCGGTACGCTCTGGACCACCCGATCGAAACACCCGCGCTCAAGGAACTGGTGCGTGACAAAGAAAACATCCTCTTTTTAGTCGAGGATGCCACGCGTAATACTCCTCTCAATAAAATTATTCCTATCGTCACGGGTTACCTCAATCGGAACGGAGTCCCCGACGACGCCATAAGCTTTTTGACGGCTCCCGGAACGCATCGCGTCATGACCGAGTGGGAAATCAAAGAAAAACTCGGCGTGGAAACGGTACGCCGCTTTAAAATATATCAGCACAACGCCTCCGTCTCAGAGGACATCGCAGATCTAGGAGCGGTGAAGTTGCGTTCGCAGATACCCGTTCGCATTCCCGTACATGTCAACCGCCGTGCCCTCTCTGCGGATCTGCTGATCGGGCTGGGCAGCATCGTGCCGCACAGCGATGCCGGCTTTTCGGGGGGAGCCAAAATCCTCCAGCCCGGCGTCTGCGACTTTGTAACGACCTCCGCGACTCACGCCGCGGCCGCTTTGTGCCCCGACATTCCTCTGGGTATGGTGGAGGGAAACCCCTGCCGGGAGGGAATTGAGGCTGTCGCCCGGAAGATCGGTCTTTCCTTCATCCTGAACGTCGTCCAAAATTACGAGGGTGAATCTGCCGGTGTCTTCGCGGGAGATTTTATAAAGGCTCATCGCGCCGGCGTCGCCTTATCCCGGTTGTCTTTCAGCGTGGACGTTCCTCGACTCGCGGATATCGTCATCGTTAGCTCCTCTCCCGCCGATATGGATTACTGGCAGGCAAACAAGGCCTTGAGCTGCGCGTATTTTACCGTCAAGAAAGGCGGGACGATCATCTTTGCCGCTCCCTGCCATGAAGGTCTAGCGCACAATCATCCCCGTTTTCGCGAATGGTTGGCGCTCCCTCTTTCCGAGGTCTTGAAGCGGCTGCGCTCCACCAGTCCGGAAGACACCGAGGCCGACGTGGTTTCCGCCGTCTTGGCGGTCTGCAACTGCCGCGTTCGAGATAAGGCGCACATTTTCTTCGTGGGGGAAGGATTGACGAACGAAGATCTTAGGGCGCTGAAATACAAGCGCATCGCGACCGTTCAGCAAGCTCTCGACGAGGCATTACGGGAAAAGCCGGATGCCCTTGTTGGAATTTTGCCCAAAGGTGGGATTTCTCTGCCAAGAGTTCGCGATGCGACATGA
- a CDS encoding DctP family TRAP transporter solute-binding subunit — MNRQKFSVLCAMCVMLCITAFPAGAAVEYTIKVGSIVSDSHPDMVIMRSTFIPYVESKSEGRIKVELYPNGQLGGDRELTESVQMGMLQVALPATSVLAGFDKRFQVLDLPFLFTTREAAFEALDGELGAKLNSLLPDKGFGCLGYIENGFRHITNSRKPITQPDDLNGLKLRTMENAMHIAFFKRLGANPTPMSFGELYTALQQGTVDGQENPFTLIYESKFYEVQKYVSTTGHVFSVVMLLSNKKFMDSLPEDLRKIVVDAAADFVKEHRRVMPLSEDANMAFLTESGMALNELTPEQKKPFVEATVSVYQEFETDLTKEIMDLAKKAQK, encoded by the coding sequence ATGAATCGACAGAAGTTTTCTGTATTGTGCGCGATGTGCGTCATGCTTTGTATTACGGCGTTTCCGGCTGGGGCTGCGGTCGAGTACACGATCAAAGTGGGCTCCATCGTATCGGACTCTCACCCAGACATGGTGATCATGAGGAGTACCTTTATTCCCTACGTCGAGAGCAAATCTGAGGGCCGGATCAAAGTCGAACTTTATCCGAATGGACAACTCGGCGGAGATCGTGAGCTTACCGAATCGGTACAGATGGGCATGCTCCAAGTCGCGCTTCCTGCCACTTCGGTGCTGGCAGGTTTTGATAAGCGATTCCAGGTGTTGGATCTCCCGTTTCTTTTCACGACCCGTGAGGCCGCTTTTGAGGCTCTGGATGGAGAGCTGGGGGCAAAGCTGAATTCTCTCCTGCCCGACAAGGGCTTCGGTTGTCTCGGATACATCGAAAACGGGTTCCGGCACATCACCAACAGCAGAAAGCCCATTACACAGCCGGATGACCTGAATGGCCTGAAGCTACGCACCATGGAAAATGCCATGCACATCGCGTTTTTCAAGCGTCTTGGAGCCAATCCTACACCGATGAGTTTCGGCGAGCTTTATACGGCTCTCCAGCAGGGGACAGTAGACGGGCAAGAAAACCCCTTTACTTTAATTTACGAATCGAAGTTCTATGAAGTGCAAAAGTATGTCTCGACGACGGGGCACGTTTTTTCCGTTGTTATGTTGCTTTCCAACAAAAAATTCATGGATTCCCTACCGGAAGATCTGCGGAAGATCGTCGTCGACGCCGCTGCCGACTTCGTGAAGGAGCACCGCCGGGTCATGCCTCTCTCAGAAGATGCTAATATGGCGTTTCTAACAGAAAGTGGTATGGCGCTCAACGAGTTGACCCCCGAACAGAAAAAGCCCTTCGTGGAGGCCACCGTTTCGGTTTATCAGGAGTTCGAGACCGACTTGACCAAAGAAATCATGGATCTCGCCAAAAAAGCGCAAAAGTAA
- a CDS encoding TRAP transporter small permease, whose product MTLKKFLDNFEEYFVVWTMALMTIVVFCQVVMRYVFSNSLSWSDEFARFIFLWLSWVGASYAVKERGHFRVEMFANLLKGRYRTRFELLILVIWFGFSVTMVWLGTRLIFFLIETGQISAAMQIPMSWVYASVPAGCALMAIRLVVEMIKILRNPDDVPEEASANRGTL is encoded by the coding sequence ATGACGCTCAAGAAATTTCTGGATAACTTTGAAGAGTATTTTGTGGTTTGGACGATGGCGTTGATGACGATTGTCGTCTTTTGCCAAGTCGTCATGCGGTACGTCTTCAGCAACTCCCTTTCCTGGAGCGATGAATTCGCGAGGTTCATCTTCCTGTGGCTTTCGTGGGTGGGTGCCAGCTATGCTGTGAAAGAGCGCGGCCATTTCCGGGTCGAGATGTTCGCCAACCTCCTGAAGGGGCGGTACAGGACAAGATTCGAGTTGCTGATTCTGGTGATCTGGTTTGGTTTTTCTGTCACCATGGTCTGGCTTGGGACGCGGCTTATATTCTTTCTCATAGAAACGGGTCAAATTTCGGCCGCCATGCAAATCCCCATGTCGTGGGTTTACGCGTCGGTTCCTGCGGGGTGTGCCTTAATGGCTATTCGGCTGGTTGTGGAAATGATCAAAATCCTGAGAAACCCGGACGACGTTCCTGAAGAAGCCTCGGCGAATAGGGGAACTTTGTGA